A region of Anopheles stephensi strain Indian chromosome Y unlocalized genomic scaffold, UCI_ANSTEP_V1.0 chrY15, whole genome shotgun sequence DNA encodes the following proteins:
- the LOC118515144 gene encoding uncharacterized protein LOC118515144 — protein sequence MDEESYMWLLEKVTPLIVKEDTIMRPAVSPHERLSATLRFIISGSSYQCLRFQTAISQPLLSSIIPETCSAIITALKDYMQLPRNQTEWLNVSKDFNNKWQFPNCLGAADGKHVRIIPPSGSGSQYFNYKKYHSVVLLAVADANYSFIMCDVGASGSNSDGGCIQNTKFYQRLLTQQLNLPQPTNPPNSELILPYTFIGDEAFSLRVNFLKPFNRRHLNYERRVFNYRLSRARRVVENAFGIMASRFQLFHTPIQLKKIENTNKIILTYCYLHNFLRIRCVSYIGTADSDITYENHFSNLQVQGITNQHSEAKAVREKFVQYLNNEGRVEWQDDAVQSAFYG from the exons ATGGATGAGGAATCGTATATGTGGCTTTTGGAGAAGGTCACACCGCTGATCGTGAAGGAAGACACGATTATGAGACCAGCTGTGTCACCACATGAGCGGCTCAGTGCTACACTGAGATTTATCATCAGCGGCAGCTCCTACCAGTGCCTCCGTTTTCAGACAGCAATTTCGCAGCCGCTGCTATCGTCCATCATACCCGAAACATGTTCCGCTATCATAACAGCGTTGAAAGATTATATGCAg cTTCCTCGCAACCAAACGGAGTGGTTGAACGTATCAAAGGATTTTAACAACAAATGGCAATTTCCTAATTGCCTTGGCGCTGCGGACGGCAAACACGTTCGAATAATACCTCCATCGGGAAGCGGGTCGCAGTAtttcaattataaaaaataccaCAGCGTTGTGTTGTTGGCTGTAGCAGACGCTAACTACAGCTTCATAATGTGCGACGTAGGAGCATCGGGAAGCAACTCGGATGGGGGTTGTATTCAAAACACAAAATTTTATCAACGGTTACTTACACAACAATTGAATTTACCGCAACCAACAAATCCACCAAATAGTGAGCTAATCCTGCCGTACACGTTTATTGGTGATGAGGCATTTAGCTTGAGGGTGAACTTTCTTAAGCCTTTCAACCGAAGGCATTTGAATTATGAAAGAAGGGTTTTTAATTATCGGCTCTCTCGAGCACGTAGAGTGGTGGAGAATGCTTTCGGTATCATGGCCTCACGTTTCCAATTGTTTCACACGCCCATTCAATTGAAAAAGATAGAAAACACCAATAAGATAATATTAACGTATTGTTACTTACATAATTTTCTAAGGATAAGGTGCGTCAGCTATATTGGAACAGCAGATAGTGATATCACGTATGAGAACCATTTCAGTAACCTCCAGGTTCAAGGTATAACAAACCAGCATTCGGAAGCAAAAGCAGTGAGAGAAAAATTTGTACAATACTTGAATAACGAGGGACGAGTGGAGTGGCAAGATGATGCCGTACAGAGCGCATTTTACggttaa